Proteins from one Rhizobium sp. BT04 genomic window:
- a CDS encoding protein-L-isoaspartate(D-aspartate) O-methyltransferase, translating to MDMTRIRDHMVEHHVTRRGIRDQNVTAAMRTVPREKFVAPGCEEFAYEDAPLSIGEGQTISQPFIVALMLEKAKLDAGDKVLEVGTGSGYASALISRIARQVYSIERHESLALQASERFEKLGYRNIDVRVGDGSKGWPDAAPFNAIIVSASAPQVPTALKEQLGLGGRLIIPVGRGEEQRLKRITRTGATAFEDEDLGGVRFVPLIGEDAWTAAHPMYTAPAPSSSGTFASAQSSPRNAEGAGMGKMHKSPALPEGVIDHSEFQQRFWAVQRISWVVFTLLLATSLLGLLGRGGPFSRQTLLLPDGSVDFPVISRWNAPEDMTVKFIPSSEDRVFTIDAAFLQTFSIQGIDPPQKATFAREGRIGYVFPADPAGSTQIVFRLKTQLPGARRATVGMGGETRAQSTFIFP from the coding sequence ATGGATATGACGCGCATCCGAGATCACATGGTGGAGCACCACGTTACGCGTCGTGGCATTCGCGATCAAAACGTCACCGCGGCGATGCGCACGGTGCCACGCGAAAAATTCGTCGCTCCCGGCTGCGAGGAATTCGCCTATGAAGATGCACCGCTGTCGATCGGCGAGGGCCAGACAATCTCGCAACCATTCATTGTGGCCCTGATGCTCGAAAAGGCCAAGCTGGATGCCGGCGACAAAGTGCTCGAGGTCGGAACGGGCTCCGGCTACGCTTCAGCCCTCATCAGCCGGATAGCAAGGCAGGTCTATTCAATCGAGCGACATGAAAGCCTGGCACTTCAGGCCAGCGAACGGTTCGAGAAACTCGGATACCGCAACATAGACGTTCGCGTGGGCGATGGCAGCAAAGGCTGGCCGGACGCCGCCCCGTTCAATGCCATTATCGTTTCTGCGAGCGCCCCCCAGGTGCCGACCGCGTTGAAAGAACAGCTGGGCCTCGGAGGCAGGCTCATCATCCCGGTCGGCCGCGGTGAAGAACAGCGGCTGAAACGCATCACGCGCACTGGGGCAACCGCGTTCGAGGACGAAGATCTCGGCGGTGTGCGCTTCGTTCCCTTGATCGGCGAAGACGCCTGGACTGCTGCACATCCGATGTACACGGCACCCGCCCCGTCATCATCGGGAACTTTTGCCTCCGCGCAAAGTTCTCCGCGAAACGCTGAAGGAGCGGGCATGGGAAAAATGCATAAATCGCCCGCACTGCCGGAAGGCGTGATTGATCATAGCGAATTCCAGCAACGGTTCTGGGCCGTTCAACGCATTTCCTGGGTGGTGTTTACGCTTCTTCTGGCGACCAGCTTGCTGGGCTTGCTCGGAAGGGGCGGTCCATTTTCACGGCAAACACTCCTATTGCCCGATGGCTCCGTGGATTTTCCCGTGATCTCCCGATGGAATGCGCCCGAGGATATGACGGTGAAATTCATTCCGTCATCCGAAGACAGGGTGTTCACGATCGATGCCGCCTTTCTTCAAACGTTCTCGATCCAAGGCATCGACCCGCCCCAAAAAGCGACTTTCGCGCGTGAGGGACGGATAGGTTATGTCTTCCCCGCCGATCCGGCAGGGTCGACGCAGATCGTGTTCCGGCTGAAGACACAGCTCCCCGGCGCTCGTCGCGCCACCGTCGGCATGGGTGGGGAGACTCGCGCCCAATCCACTTTCATCTTTCCATGA
- a CDS encoding response regulator transcription factor — MQILGSTQVSDIARPKRRMGRNAPTVIIIEHSTLARTTVVKLLQGEFAGWNFIDLISIESLDRALGAEVRLIALDLAGRGVESASLRDDLAAIAARFPEVPITLLSDTDDAIIARQALKMGIRGFFSTSLPVDIALAGLRLVLAGGTFFPQLLGAVTAGSSEHSPPRNEAEKSLDDRTQYLAIADFTPRETDILAELQCGCSNKVIAGKLNLSGHTVKMHLQHIMRKLQAQNRTEVVARLVQRAAGGHDALPS; from the coding sequence TTGCAAATTCTGGGGAGCACGCAAGTGTCCGATATTGCTAGACCTAAGCGCCGTATGGGGCGCAATGCACCAACTGTGATCATCATTGAGCACTCTACCTTGGCGCGCACGACCGTGGTGAAGCTTCTTCAGGGTGAATTTGCTGGGTGGAACTTTATAGATTTGATCTCTATCGAGAGTCTCGATCGAGCTCTTGGAGCTGAGGTGCGTTTGATTGCATTGGATCTGGCCGGCAGAGGTGTCGAGAGCGCCAGCCTGCGTGATGATCTCGCGGCAATTGCCGCGCGTTTTCCTGAGGTTCCGATCACTTTGCTCTCAGATACGGATGACGCCATCATAGCCCGTCAGGCGCTCAAGATGGGCATCCGCGGCTTTTTCTCGACTTCACTGCCCGTTGACATTGCCCTTGCCGGTCTTCGTCTCGTCCTGGCAGGAGGAACATTTTTCCCACAGCTATTGGGCGCTGTTACAGCAGGCTCGAGCGAGCATAGCCCGCCGAGAAATGAGGCCGAAAAAAGCTTGGATGATAGGACGCAGTACTTGGCGATTGCCGATTTCACTCCCCGGGAGACGGATATCCTCGCAGAGTTGCAATGCGGCTGCTCAAACAAGGTCATTGCGGGAAAACTCAATTTGTCGGGGCATACGGTGAAGATGCATTTGCAACATATAATGCGCAAGTTGCAGGCGCAGAACCGCACCGAGGTGGTTGCGCGCTTGGTTCAAAGAGCCGCCGGCGGGCATGACGCCTTGCCGAGTTAG
- a CDS encoding PE-PGRS family protein, protein MPIPQISDTIHLNNPDAGDANAGNGGDGHNNGNINYNPVAYVDPVQTVYGAETHLHNGDHVWQKAGWDAGSGGDGGFAQAKNGFLAAVTNSGDGGAGGDSHSNGSQGNTSGHDTASVAAATTATQYTQLVADQHATILAGVGGNGGNGNNALGGDISSALVHSDPETTTVNNSLDHFINAFGHIDVDHLGS, encoded by the coding sequence ATGCCTATTCCACAGATATCCGACACGATTCACCTCAACAACCCGGATGCGGGCGATGCGAATGCCGGCAACGGCGGTGATGGCCACAACAATGGGAACATCAACTACAATCCGGTTGCGTATGTAGACCCCGTGCAAACGGTCTACGGGGCAGAGACCCATCTGCACAACGGCGATCACGTTTGGCAGAAGGCAGGTTGGGACGCCGGCAGTGGCGGAGACGGTGGCTTTGCTCAGGCCAAGAACGGCTTCCTGGCGGCGGTCACGAACAGCGGCGACGGCGGCGCGGGGGGCGATTCCCACTCCAACGGCAGCCAAGGAAACACGAGCGGCCACGACACGGCTTCGGTAGCTGCGGCTACGACCGCGACACAATATACGCAGCTCGTGGCCGATCAGCATGCCACCATCCTCGCAGGCGTCGGCGGCAACGGCGGCAACGGAAACAACGCTCTGGGCGGCGATATCTCGTCGGCTTTGGTTCACTCGGATCCCGAAACGACGACGGTGAACAATTCTCTCGATCACTTCATAAACGCCTTCGGCCATATCGACGTCGACCATCTCGGCTCATGA
- a CDS encoding type I secretion system permease/ATPase, whose translation MTTISIKPLRSQTQLVVALRACAGAFGLVFLYSCGYNLFLLAPSIYLLQIYDRVLSSRSADTLLMLTMIIAIAVLVGSMLDIVRRAALSRIGSWLDHRLRPMVLTASFEYATRADTGSATECYRDLAALRQFLDSPASSLFFDVPWAPVFLLLLFLVHPLLGTIGLLSAVALLLFAFLTELATREPLAHANLALSMSYLRFATALKNLEVIRAMGMQDGAAQIVYRDAEMARRAQDIAMHRTEIIIGFSKSVRTLAQILMMGSATWLVLINSGSPGIIFVASLLLGRGLAPIEGAIGAWRSFTFARNAFRRLNRMLITVASDRDGRMVPMPEPNGLILDNVSYTVPFANRPILTGITLRLAPGDCVALIGPSGSGKSTLGRVIAGVVQATSGSALLGGVDISALRLCGGTRHVGYLPQDIELFGGAIKDVIGRLDGGDPGKAIDAAKLVGLHDAIMRLPQGYETDIGEGGNLLLRAQRQQLGLARAAYGNPSLIVLDDPNSSLDYDGERMLFRAIERMKSMRMTVVIITHRMGILPVTNKIAIIRDGTVAAFGDSERIYETYLQPPARTGT comes from the coding sequence ATGACAACGATTTCGATAAAGCCATTGCGCTCGCAGACACAGCTCGTTGTCGCGCTCCGAGCCTGTGCCGGAGCCTTCGGCTTGGTCTTCCTCTATAGCTGCGGCTATAATCTCTTTCTTCTCGCGCCGTCCATCTATCTCCTGCAGATCTATGACAGGGTCCTGTCGAGCAGAAGCGCCGACACGCTCCTGATGCTGACGATGATCATCGCCATCGCCGTCCTGGTCGGGTCCATGCTGGATATCGTGCGCAGGGCCGCTCTTTCGCGCATCGGCAGCTGGCTGGACCACAGGCTACGCCCCATGGTGCTCACCGCATCATTCGAATATGCCACGCGCGCCGATACGGGATCCGCCACGGAGTGCTACAGGGACCTGGCCGCATTACGCCAGTTTCTCGATTCACCGGCCAGCTCGCTTTTTTTTGACGTTCCCTGGGCGCCGGTATTCCTGCTCCTGCTGTTTCTCGTTCATCCGCTGCTCGGGACCATCGGCCTTTTGAGCGCAGTTGCACTTCTGCTGTTTGCGTTCCTGACGGAACTGGCGACGCGTGAGCCGCTTGCTCATGCCAATCTTGCCCTTTCGATGAGCTATCTCAGATTTGCGACCGCCCTCAAAAACCTCGAGGTCATCAGGGCCATGGGTATGCAGGATGGCGCGGCGCAGATCGTCTATCGCGATGCGGAAATGGCAAGAAGGGCGCAGGACATCGCGATGCATCGCACGGAGATCATTATTGGTTTCTCCAAATCGGTCCGCACGCTCGCGCAGATCCTCATGATGGGATCGGCGACATGGCTGGTGCTCATAAACAGCGGCAGTCCCGGGATCATCTTCGTTGCCAGCCTGCTGCTGGGGCGCGGGCTTGCACCCATCGAGGGCGCGATAGGCGCATGGCGCTCCTTTACCTTCGCGCGCAATGCCTTCCGTCGCTTGAACAGAATGCTGATAACAGTTGCTTCGGATCGCGACGGCCGAATGGTGCCGATGCCGGAGCCCAATGGCCTCATTCTAGATAATGTCAGCTATACCGTGCCTTTCGCCAATCGGCCGATATTGACAGGCATCACCTTGCGCCTCGCCCCAGGCGATTGCGTAGCGCTCATCGGTCCGTCGGGATCGGGAAAATCGACGCTCGGTCGCGTCATAGCAGGCGTTGTGCAGGCAACGAGCGGAAGCGCTCTTCTTGGTGGGGTGGATATCTCGGCTCTGCGCCTCTGCGGGGGCACCCGCCACGTCGGATACCTGCCGCAGGACATCGAACTTTTCGGCGGAGCCATCAAGGATGTGATCGGTCGGCTGGATGGTGGAGATCCCGGCAAGGCGATCGACGCCGCGAAGCTGGTTGGATTGCACGACGCGATCATGCGGCTACCCCAGGGCTATGAGACCGATATCGGTGAAGGTGGAAACCTGCTCCTTCGAGCCCAGCGCCAACAGCTGGGACTGGCACGGGCGGCCTATGGAAATCCATCTCTTATCGTTCTCGACGATCCGAATTCGAGCCTGGATTATGACGGCGAACGCATGCTGTTCAGGGCAATCGAGCGCATGAAATCCATGCGGATGACTGTCGTCATCATAACGCACCGGATGGGGATCCTGCCTGTTACCAACAAGATTGCCATCATCCGCGACGGGACAGTGGCTGCCTTCGGTGACAGTGAGCGGATTTATGAAACCTATCTTCAGCCGCCGGCTCGAACAGGAACATAG
- a CDS encoding HlyD family type I secretion periplasmic adaptor subunit has product MTVVQLNPTPARISDSSGGQRLPQRTTATSRQQTVYWPVIEAKQRGPAPPSPMPGLRGVVWTGNLLILVFIVGLGIWSVLAPLKSAAIASGIIEPETSRKTIQHLEGGIVRRILVKNGDAVMAGQIVIELDDTKSRSERDSIQGQLWEAEGSRARLAAEQTGGDHVAYPGNLRAAMGKYPLVGAILIGQQKIFEARRQVMQAEIQIANEKIAQVRQEIVGLGAQKAALADRAAISRQELDQVTALTAKGLETRSRLLNLQREKADLDGQQGEVDAQISRAYQVISGSQADLAKLESDRLSEVAQGMRETESRIMQLRERLRAIDDQLSRTYIRAPDDGTIMNLRIHTSGGVIGAGEPLVDLLPRTDRLIVSAHVRPEDINLVRAGLEAQVHLLPYNQRRVPLLKGRVEYVSADRLIDAQSGQPYFAATIRVTDERLAKMRDVELVAGMPAQTLIETGKSSVALYAVRPLLDSFNRAFRED; this is encoded by the coding sequence GTGACCGTTGTTCAATTGAACCCAACTCCGGCGAGAATTTCCGATTCGTCAGGGGGGCAGCGCTTGCCTCAACGAACGACGGCGACATCAAGGCAACAGACGGTCTATTGGCCGGTGATCGAGGCGAAACAGCGCGGACCCGCCCCCCCTTCGCCCATGCCGGGACTCAGAGGCGTTGTCTGGACGGGCAACCTGTTGATCCTGGTCTTCATCGTCGGATTGGGGATCTGGTCGGTTCTGGCGCCGCTGAAAAGCGCTGCGATCGCATCGGGCATCATCGAACCGGAAACCAGCCGCAAGACCATTCAGCATCTGGAAGGCGGGATTGTGCGACGGATCCTCGTCAAAAACGGCGATGCTGTCATGGCCGGGCAAATCGTCATCGAGCTCGACGATACGAAGTCTCGCTCGGAGCGCGACAGCATTCAAGGGCAACTTTGGGAGGCCGAAGGAAGCCGCGCCCGCCTTGCTGCGGAGCAGACGGGCGGCGACCATGTCGCCTATCCCGGCAATCTCAGGGCAGCAATGGGCAAATACCCCTTGGTCGGCGCGATTCTGATCGGGCAACAGAAAATCTTCGAAGCCCGTCGCCAGGTCATGCAGGCGGAAATTCAGATCGCCAATGAAAAAATCGCGCAGGTGCGGCAGGAAATCGTCGGACTTGGCGCGCAGAAGGCGGCGCTGGCCGACAGAGCCGCGATCTCGCGGCAGGAACTGGATCAGGTTACGGCCCTCACCGCCAAAGGACTGGAAACAAGGAGCAGGCTTCTCAACCTCCAGCGGGAAAAGGCAGACCTTGATGGCCAGCAGGGTGAAGTAGACGCACAGATCTCCCGCGCCTACCAGGTGATCAGCGGGTCACAGGCCGATCTCGCAAAGCTCGAGAGCGACCGGTTGAGCGAAGTCGCCCAAGGCATGCGCGAGACGGAAAGCCGGATCATGCAACTGCGCGAGCGCTTGCGGGCGATCGACGACCAGCTTTCAAGGACCTATATCCGCGCTCCCGACGATGGAACGATCATGAATCTGCGCATCCACACGTCAGGCGGGGTGATCGGCGCGGGTGAGCCGCTCGTCGATCTCTTGCCACGCACCGATCGCCTTATCGTATCTGCCCATGTCAGGCCGGAAGACATCAATCTCGTCCGTGCGGGGCTTGAGGCGCAGGTTCACCTCCTTCCATACAATCAGCGGCGCGTGCCCCTCCTGAAGGGTCGGGTCGAGTATGTATCAGCGGACCGTCTCATCGATGCGCAGAGCGGTCAGCCCTATTTTGCCGCGACGATCCGCGTCACGGACGAGCGGTTGGCGAAAATGCGCGATGTCGAACTGGTCGCGGGCATGCCCGCACAGACGCTGATCGAAACGGGCAAAAGCAGCGTGGCGCTCTATGCTGTCAGACCACTTCTCGACAGTTTCAACAGAGCATTTCGTGAGGACTGA
- a CDS encoding diguanylate cyclase, which yields MRISAITNWAYGVTVLLTVLSGTAFILSANSAKQERIAVQEHLTLDALGEELALGSEERTDEARLYVMRGEERHLNAFHVQEAEELHRETAIKNIHALNVSPAETAALEEIARDAESLDKIEEAAISSYQNGDQAGARQMLFGPEHERSQTAVIETVTRFRELTAARTGTALSQAQSRADLWGTVAKTMLGLTAALFLGVLYFVLRRRVALPLMRMSGIVSRLAKQDYEVEVPLDRRRDEISEMNDAIHIFRNNGRERDRLDAERLRDQQTKDLILQMMHRLQACQTQHELAEAVSLFAPRIFPGLAGHLYVMNDSRTALMSVGSWHEPHASQTSFPSSACWGLRRGRPHVSNRDHSDIPCQHLDESQTPCLCVPLIAQGETIGLLYFEDQPEQETVAETARLYLELIAENIGLAVANLQLRDRLTNLAVRDPLTGLFNRRSLDEAFNRHIRDQPREPLVCLMVDIDHFKRFNDEFGHDAGDEVMRYVAQIAVDTIGDAGTVYRFGGEEFTVLLPGSTEEAGFQLAETLRTNIRTTPLSYRGRILGSVSVSIGIASSLEASQVTTLLMRADVGLLEAKSRGRNVTVSASQLTSSDSPKFRAR from the coding sequence ATGCGAATAAGCGCAATCACCAACTGGGCCTATGGGGTCACGGTTTTGCTGACGGTGCTGTCGGGCACTGCCTTCATTCTTTCGGCCAATAGCGCCAAACAGGAACGCATCGCCGTTCAAGAGCATTTGACACTCGATGCGCTCGGCGAGGAACTGGCTCTCGGATCCGAAGAGCGGACGGATGAGGCGCGCCTCTATGTGATGCGCGGCGAGGAACGTCATCTCAATGCTTTCCATGTCCAGGAAGCAGAAGAACTGCACCGCGAAACAGCCATCAAGAATATTCACGCGCTCAATGTATCCCCGGCGGAAACGGCAGCACTTGAGGAGATCGCGCGTGACGCGGAAAGTCTCGATAAAATCGAGGAAGCCGCCATATCGTCCTATCAGAACGGCGATCAGGCCGGCGCCCGGCAAATGCTTTTCGGTCCGGAACACGAACGCAGTCAGACCGCAGTGATCGAGACCGTGACCCGTTTTCGGGAATTGACGGCGGCCAGAACCGGCACAGCCTTGAGCCAGGCGCAGTCACGTGCCGACCTGTGGGGAACGGTCGCCAAGACGATGCTCGGCTTGACGGCAGCCCTGTTCCTCGGAGTTCTGTATTTCGTCTTGAGGCGCCGTGTCGCCCTACCGCTGATGCGGATGAGCGGCATTGTCAGCCGATTGGCCAAACAGGATTACGAGGTGGAGGTTCCACTCGACCGCCGACGCGACGAAATCAGCGAAATGAATGACGCCATCCATATCTTCCGCAATAACGGGCGCGAACGGGACAGGCTCGATGCGGAGCGATTGCGCGATCAGCAAACCAAGGATCTCATTCTGCAGATGATGCATCGCCTGCAGGCCTGCCAGACGCAGCATGAGCTGGCGGAGGCGGTGTCGCTGTTTGCACCCCGGATTTTCCCCGGCCTCGCGGGGCATCTCTATGTCATGAACGACAGCCGCACGGCCCTGATGAGCGTTGGCAGCTGGCACGAGCCGCATGCTTCCCAAACCAGCTTTCCGTCGAGCGCCTGCTGGGGGCTCCGCCGAGGCCGCCCGCATGTCAGCAATCGCGATCACAGCGATATTCCTTGCCAGCATCTCGATGAAAGTCAGACACCGTGTCTCTGCGTACCGCTTATCGCCCAGGGCGAGACAATCGGCCTCCTGTATTTCGAGGATCAGCCGGAGCAGGAAACGGTAGCCGAAACCGCGCGGCTTTATCTCGAACTCATCGCCGAAAATATCGGCCTTGCGGTGGCCAATCTTCAGCTTCGCGACAGATTGACGAATCTCGCCGTTCGCGATCCTCTGACGGGACTTTTCAACCGCCGCTCGCTGGATGAAGCCTTCAACCGGCATATTAGGGATCAACCCCGGGAACCGCTTGTCTGCCTGATGGTCGACATCGATCACTTCAAGCGTTTCAACGATGAATTCGGCCATGACGCCGGCGATGAGGTGATGCGATACGTTGCCCAGATCGCGGTCGACACAATCGGCGATGCCGGAACCGTCTATCGTTTCGGCGGCGAGGAGTTCACCGTGCTGTTGCCCGGCTCGACCGAGGAGGCAGGCTTCCAGCTAGCCGAAACGCTGAGAACCAACATTCGCACGACGCCATTATCCTATCGCGGCCGGATTCTCGGCTCCGTCTCGGTCTCGATCGGCATTGCTTCTTCCTTGGAGGCAAGTCAGGTGACGACACTCTTGATGCGCGCCGATGTGGGCTTGCTCGAAGCGAAGAGCCGGGGCCGAAACGTCACGGTTTCCGCCTCGCAGCTGACGAGCAGCGACAGCCCGAAATTTCGCGCCAGATAG
- a CDS encoding acetamidase/formamidase family protein — MTTHRFIPTIFHNVIGALPPALHIADGDTVVTETLDAVGYDKDGVKQTSGPNPMNGPIFVEGAEPGDALKVEIINMIPTRDTGFTGSVVAANVVDPEAVRDLPPRDIAIWAIDREALTVRLSEPVVGLENFVLPLAPMIGCFGVAPSLGQAISTATSGEYGGNMDYRLFGPGTTVRLPVSAPGALFFLGDCHAVQGDGEIVGTGIETTFEVTVRLTVEKKAGLVWPRGETAEDIFTIGNARPLDQALQHATSEMLTWLASDYGLDRTAASHLLGQVVRYDVGNVFDPAFTMACRVAKKWLVRR; from the coding sequence ATGACCACTCACCGCTTCATTCCGACGATCTTTCACAATGTCATCGGCGCTCTTCCGCCGGCCCTGCACATCGCCGACGGCGACACCGTGGTCACCGAGACGCTCGACGCCGTCGGGTATGACAAGGACGGCGTCAAGCAGACATCCGGCCCCAATCCGATGAACGGCCCGATCTTCGTGGAAGGGGCCGAGCCCGGAGATGCGCTGAAGGTCGAGATCATCAATATGATCCCGACTAGGGATACGGGGTTCACCGGCAGCGTCGTCGCCGCCAATGTCGTCGATCCCGAGGCGGTTCGCGACCTGCCGCCGCGCGATATCGCGATCTGGGCGATCGACCGCGAGGCCTTGACCGTCCGGCTTTCAGAGCCGGTCGTGGGCCTTGAGAATTTCGTCCTGCCGCTTGCCCCGATGATCGGCTGTTTCGGCGTGGCGCCCAGCCTCGGCCAGGCGATATCGACCGCGACCAGCGGCGAATATGGCGGCAACATGGACTATCGGCTGTTCGGCCCGGGCACCACGGTCCGCTTGCCGGTATCGGCCCCCGGCGCTCTGTTCTTTCTGGGCGACTGCCATGCCGTGCAAGGGGATGGCGAGATCGTCGGGACCGGCATTGAGACCACCTTCGAAGTCACGGTGCGGCTGACGGTGGAGAAGAAGGCCGGCCTGGTCTGGCCGCGCGGGGAAACCGCCGAAGACATCTTCACCATCGGCAATGCCCGGCCCCTCGATCAGGCGCTCCAGCATGCGACCAGCGAAATGTTGACCTGGCTGGCGTCGGATTATGGCCTGGACAGGACGGCGGCCAGCCATCTGCTTGGCCAGGTGGTGCGTTACGACGTCGGCAACGTCTTCGATCCGGCCTTTACGATGGCATGCCGTGTCGCCAAGAAATGGCTGGTTCGCCGATAG
- a CDS encoding proline iminopeptidase-family hydrolase, with the protein MAEIVTNEAYLPFRDYRTWYRVTGSLESDKLPLVVAHGGPGCTHDYVDSFKDIAALDGRPVIHYDQLGNGNSTRLPEKGPDFWTVGLFLEELDALLAHLGIQHRYAFLGQSWGGMLGAEHAVSRPQGLKALVIANSPANMHTWVSEANRLRQELPKEVQDTLLKHELAGSLTDPDYIAASRVFYDRHVCRVVPWPPEVARTFAIMDEDNTVYRNMNGPTEFHVIGTMKDWTIENRLDRIEAPTLLISGKYDEATPLVVRPYLERVPGCEWVLFENSSHMPHVEEKQLCLATVSTFLSRHD; encoded by the coding sequence GTGGCCGAAATCGTGACCAACGAAGCCTATTTGCCCTTTCGCGACTATCGCACCTGGTATCGTGTCACCGGTTCGCTGGAAAGTGACAAGCTGCCGCTCGTCGTTGCTCATGGCGGGCCGGGCTGCACGCATGATTATGTCGATTCTTTCAAGGATATCGCCGCCCTCGACGGCCGCCCGGTGATCCACTACGATCAGCTCGGCAACGGCAATTCCACCCGGCTTCCGGAAAAGGGCCCGGATTTCTGGACGGTTGGGCTGTTTCTCGAAGAGCTGGACGCGCTGCTTGCCCATCTCGGCATTCAGCATCGTTATGCCTTTCTCGGCCAGTCCTGGGGCGGCATGCTCGGCGCCGAACACGCGGTGAGCCGGCCGCAAGGCCTGAAGGCGCTTGTCATCGCCAACTCGCCGGCCAACATGCACACCTGGGTTTCGGAGGCAAACCGGCTGAGGCAGGAACTGCCGAAAGAGGTACAGGACACATTGCTGAAACATGAGCTGGCGGGAAGTCTCACCGATCCGGACTATATCGCCGCCTCGCGCGTCTTCTATGACCGCCATGTCTGCCGGGTGGTGCCGTGGCCGCCTGAAGTGGCCCGCACCTTCGCGATCATGGACGAGGACAACACCGTCTACCGCAACATGAACGGCCCGACCGAATTTCACGTCATCGGCACGATGAAGGACTGGACGATCGAAAACAGGCTCGACCGCATCGAAGCCCCGACGCTGTTGATTTCGGGAAAATACGACGAGGCGACGCCTTTGGTGGTCAGGCCCTACCTCGAACGTGTTCCCGGCTGCGAATGGGTGCTGTTCGAAAATTCCAGCCACATGCCGCATGTCGAGGAAAAGCAGCTTTGCCTGGCGACCGTTTCCACGTTCCTGTCACGGCACGACTGA
- a CDS encoding LuxR family transcriptional regulator — MLDDIGTIRRQFTAHETLDGRIDQAFEAMKQIGFEALIYDYTPVPYDLDGAIMLPSLLKLRNISDDMHDYWFDRGYFRIDPVQQVALRSTAPFFWNYDTDADTLIKRFMSDDTAPVARYLNERDMSTGVTVPVHMPGGDYATVTGIRFGRNSDFQRHALRYIADFNLLAHVFHETAYSLFDKKARSVGTVRLTDRERECLRHSAEGYSAKEISRIIGRSVPTVVMHLNAASKKLGARNRTQAVVRATHYRLLEDRPADNGSPYNL, encoded by the coding sequence ATGCTTGACGACATCGGAACGATCAGACGGCAGTTCACAGCGCATGAAACGCTGGACGGCCGGATCGACCAGGCCTTTGAGGCGATGAAGCAGATCGGCTTCGAGGCGCTGATTTACGATTATACGCCGGTGCCCTACGATCTCGACGGCGCGATCATGCTACCGTCGCTGCTGAAGCTCAGAAACATTTCCGACGACATGCACGACTATTGGTTCGACCGCGGCTATTTCCGCATCGATCCGGTCCAGCAGGTGGCGCTGCGCAGCACGGCGCCGTTCTTCTGGAACTACGACACCGATGCCGACACGCTGATCAAGCGCTTCATGAGCGACGACACCGCGCCGGTGGCGCGCTATCTGAACGAACGCGACATGTCGACCGGCGTCACTGTGCCGGTCCATATGCCGGGCGGCGACTATGCGACGGTCACCGGCATCCGCTTCGGCCGCAACAGCGATTTCCAACGGCATGCATTGCGCTATATCGCCGACTTCAATCTGCTGGCCCACGTCTTCCACGAGACGGCTTATTCACTTTTCGACAAGAAGGCGCGCAGCGTCGGCACGGTCCGCCTGACGGACCGGGAACGCGAGTGCCTGCGCCATTCCGCGGAAGGTTATTCTGCCAAGGAAATCTCCCGTATCATCGGCCGCTCGGTGCCGACCGTCGTCATGCATCTGAACGCCGCTTCAAAGAAACTCGGTGCGCGCAACCGCACCCAGGCCGTCGTGCGCGCTACCCATTACCGCCTGCTCGAGGACCGCCCGGCCGATAATGGGTCACCCTATAACTTGTGA